Proteins co-encoded in one Thermodesulfobacteriota bacterium genomic window:
- a CDS encoding CsbD family protein — protein MNWDQIKSRWIQLRGKAKEKWGKLTDEDLDLIDGKRDRLVEKLQEKYRRSRYVTEREIDKWIDGL, from the coding sequence ATGAACTGGGATCAAATCAAGAGCCGTTGGATACAACTCCGGGGCAAAGCCAAAGAAAAATGGGGTAAGCTGACAGACGAGGATCTTGACCTGATCGACGGTAAACGAGACCGACTAGTGGAGAAATTGCAGGAGAAGTACCGCCGTAGTAGATATGTGACGGAGAGAGAGATTGATAAGTGGATAGATGGTCTGTGA
- a CDS encoding RNA polymerase sigma factor RpoD/SigA: protein MKDLTINDQSIEIGLYEKDVSTVDAAFWQSGSEVNNEVGEFPKLDEENVELFDDDNASILDVLPETAFESEEEESNDDETGLKWVDEHYRLLNIFYREMAKEPLFTPIEEIEVSAKMKQCELRAREIKSLIDKIAGKAERNRKGNGHRKTNGKKLLRRMERLGFLETAYLSRVKSLKERFIKANLRLVISIAGRYAGKGLPILDLIQEGSLGLIKAVERFDYTKGFKFSTYAVWWIQQSMSRALMEKTRTIRVPVYILEQSNKVHKISRLLHDQMEEKPTPEEIAKEVGVSVKVVRQILDPMRNVHCAVDLPIYGEDEKSLLDSLPDWRSPAPDSITKREELIEKTTKALSLLSPREQEVIRMRFGIGYDTIYTLDDVGKRFDLTRERIRQIENRALEKLRNSELRESLSSFKE from the coding sequence ATGAAAGATTTAACAATTAACGACCAGTCAATCGAGATAGGGCTTTATGAGAAAGATGTAAGCACTGTAGATGCGGCTTTTTGGCAGTCAGGGTCAGAGGTGAATAATGAAGTTGGCGAATTTCCCAAGTTAGACGAGGAAAATGTAGAGCTTTTTGACGATGATAATGCATCGATCCTTGACGTTTTACCGGAGACTGCATTTGAGTCTGAAGAGGAAGAAAGCAACGATGATGAAACAGGGTTGAAATGGGTAGATGAGCATTATCGGCTTCTCAATATCTTCTACAGAGAAATGGCCAAAGAACCTTTATTCACACCAATAGAAGAAATAGAAGTATCTGCAAAGATGAAACAATGTGAGTTAAGAGCCAGGGAAATAAAATCACTCATCGATAAGATTGCCGGCAAGGCGGAGAGAAACAGAAAGGGAAATGGGCATCGAAAGACCAACGGGAAAAAACTATTGAGACGAATGGAGAGACTGGGTTTTCTGGAGACAGCATACTTGTCCCGGGTGAAGTCTTTGAAGGAGCGATTCATAAAAGCTAATTTGAGGCTGGTTATTAGCATAGCGGGCAGATATGCCGGTAAAGGCCTTCCTATTTTAGACCTTATTCAGGAAGGCAGTTTAGGTCTGATTAAAGCAGTAGAGAGATTCGATTATACGAAGGGGTTTAAGTTCTCGACATACGCGGTGTGGTGGATACAACAGTCAATGTCCCGGGCGCTTATGGAAAAGACCAGGACAATACGAGTACCGGTATACATACTGGAACAGTCCAACAAGGTCCACAAAATAAGCCGCCTGCTTCATGATCAAATGGAGGAGAAACCTACGCCCGAGGAAATAGCCAAAGAAGTGGGAGTTTCCGTCAAAGTGGTAAGACAGATTTTAGACCCGATGAGAAATGTTCACTGTGCTGTTGATTTGCCGATATACGGGGAGGATGAAAAATCTCTTCTGGATTCTTTGCCGGATTGGCGATCGCCCGCTCCCGATTCTATTACCAAGAGGGAGGAGCTGATTGAAAAAACCACAAAAGCTCTTTCATTACTGAGTCCCCGGGAGCAAGAGGTAATAAGGATGAGATTTGGCATTGGTTATGACACTATCTACACCCTGGATGATGTTGGCAAAAGATTTGACCTCACCCGTGAGCGGATAAGACAGATTGAGAATAGGGCACTGGAGAAGCTCCGGAATTCCGAACTAAGAGAATCTCTTAGTAGTTTCAAAGAATGA
- a CDS encoding ChaB family protein, producing MPYDKISDLPDSVKKNLPKHAQKIYFEAYNNAFEQYAKPEKRRDDSSREETAHRVAWAAVKKKYKKEGNKWVRRKGRS from the coding sequence ATGCCCTACGATAAAATCTCGGACCTGCCGGATTCGGTGAAAAAGAATTTACCAAAGCATGCTCAGAAAATCTACTTCGAAGCATACAACAATGCTTTTGAGCAGTATGCTAAACCGGAGAAGCGCCGCGACGATTCTTCTCGTGAAGAGACTGCTCATCGGGTAGCCTGGGCTGCTGTGAAAAAGAAATACAAGAAAGAAGGTAACAAATGGGTTCGTAGGAAGGGTCGATCGTGA
- a CDS encoding DUF3309 family protein: MELILLIILILLLIGALPAWPYSRSWGYYPGGIIGTLLIILLILILLGYV, encoded by the coding sequence ATGGAACTGATTCTTCTAATTATATTGATTTTGCTGCTAATTGGTGCACTGCCCGCCTGGCCCTACAGCAGAAGTTGGGGTTATTATCCAGGCGGCATAATCGGCACACTTCTTATAATTTTACTCATACTGATACTACTGGGTTATGTCTGA
- a CDS encoding CsbD family protein has product MTWHKIEGNWEQLKGKVKEKWGRLTDDDLDVIEGKRDQLVGKLQEKYGFSRERAERETDEWSRTC; this is encoded by the coding sequence ATGACTTGGCACAAGATCGAAGGTAATTGGGAACAGCTAAAGGGTAAGGTTAAAGAAAAATGGGGAAGACTAACTGACGATGACCTTGATGTTATTGAAGGCAAACGCGACCAGCTTGTAGGGAAACTCCAAGAAAAGTATGGCTTCAGCAGAGAGCGAGCCGAAAGAGAAACTGATGAATGGTCACGTACGTGCTAA
- a CDS encoding DUF1328 domain-containing protein, which yields MLGWALTFLIIAIIAGVLGFTGIAGTAAGIAKILFVVFLVIFIVSLIFGRGARV from the coding sequence ATGCTGGGATGGGCTTTGACTTTTTTGATAATAGCGATTATTGCCGGAGTCCTGGGATTTACCGGAATCGCCGGCACGGCGGCGGGAATTGCTAAAATTCTCTTCGTAGTTTTCCTGGTAATTTTTATAGTTTCTCTCATATTTGGTCGAGGGGCCCGAGTCTGA